Proteins encoded in a region of the Gammaproteobacteria bacterium genome:
- a CDS encoding CbbQ/NirQ/NorQ/GpvN family protein, which yields MTSTAATTMPTEHGMPFYQAVGNECELFEQAFRQQLPMLLKGPTGCGKTRFVAHMAAKLQRPLFTVSCHDDLTAADLTGRYLLQGGETRWVDGPLTQAVREGGICYLDEVVEARKDVTVVLHPLTDDRRLLPLERTGELLQAPDNFMLVVSYNPGYQHILKSLKPSTRQRFIAKSFDFPPPQLERDIVARESGLPPQQCAALINLAVRLRTMKGQDLEEGVSTRLLIYCATLIANGMPVSQAAQATLVEPLSDDIDVQEGLMEAVRATFGED from the coding sequence ATGACGAGCACGGCTGCCACGACCATGCCCACCGAGCATGGTATGCCGTTTTACCAGGCTGTTGGTAACGAGTGTGAGTTGTTTGAACAGGCGTTCAGGCAGCAACTGCCAATGCTGCTAAAAGGGCCTACCGGTTGCGGCAAGACCCGTTTTGTCGCCCATATGGCAGCCAAACTGCAACGACCGCTCTTTACCGTGTCCTGCCACGATGATCTTACCGCGGCTGACCTCACTGGCCGCTATCTCCTGCAAGGCGGAGAAACCCGGTGGGTAGACGGCCCACTGACCCAGGCAGTGCGCGAGGGCGGCATCTGCTACCTGGATGAGGTGGTAGAGGCGCGCAAGGATGTCACGGTGGTACTGCATCCACTGACAGATGATCGGCGTTTACTACCGCTGGAGCGAACCGGTGAATTATTGCAGGCACCCGATAACTTCATGCTGGTTGTGTCCTACAACCCCGGCTACCAGCACATTCTCAAATCGCTGAAACCCAGCACGCGACAACGCTTCATAGCCAAGAGCTTTGACTTCCCGCCGCCGCAGCTCGAGCGCGACATTGTCGCCCGTGAAAGCGGCTTGCCACCGCAGCAGTGCGCCGCGCTGATTAATCTCGCTGTGCGTTTGCGTACCATGAAAGGACAGGATCTCGAGGAAGGCGTATCGACTCGATTACTGATCTATTGCGCGACACTTATCGCCAATGGCATGCCCGTGTCCCAAGCCGCACAAGCCACACTGGTGGAACCCCTGAGCGATGACATCGATGTGCAGGAAGGACTGATGGAAGCCGTTCGCGCCACCTTTGGCGAGGACTGA
- a CDS encoding cbb3-type cytochrome c oxidase subunit I, protein MKYETQWVALPFFVVAMALFTLQIVFGIMAATVYVMPEFLSEAMPFHIMRMSHTNLLIVWLLLGFMGSTYYLMPEEAETEIHSPMIAYLQLAIFAVAGAGALLSYQLGIHEGREFLEQPLWCKILITVSFLMFLYNTSMTLAKGRKTAINLILMLGLWLAAVFWLFAFVNPGNLAVDKLYWWWVVHLWVEGVWELIMASLLAYLLIKMTGVDREIIEKWLYVIIGLALFSGLLGTGHHYYWIGAPGYWQPLGSIFSTLEVLPFFAMVMFAFFMFWKGRRNHPNKAAMLWTLGSATLAFFGAGVWGFMHTLSFVNYYSHGTQVTAAHGHLAFFGAYVMTVLAIITYAMPQLRRVQPYSQILNMWSFWLMTSAMCFMTFTLTFAGVVQTHLQRVMGMNYMEVQDQLQLFYYMRLGAGIVVAVAAAVYLIAIFGPTKSQVSASAENQLGTATAQ, encoded by the coding sequence ATGAAATATGAAACACAATGGGTGGCCTTACCGTTTTTTGTGGTGGCGATGGCTCTCTTCACTCTGCAGATCGTGTTTGGAATTATGGCGGCCACAGTGTACGTCATGCCCGAATTCCTGTCGGAGGCAATGCCATTTCATATCATGCGGATGAGTCACACCAATCTGCTAATCGTCTGGTTGCTGCTGGGATTCATGGGGAGTACCTATTACCTGATGCCGGAGGAGGCGGAAACGGAGATTCACAGCCCGATGATCGCCTATCTGCAGTTGGCGATCTTCGCAGTGGCAGGTGCTGGAGCGCTGCTCAGTTACCAGCTGGGAATTCACGAGGGCAGGGAATTTCTGGAACAGCCGTTGTGGTGCAAGATTCTGATCACCGTTTCATTCCTGATGTTTCTCTACAATACCAGCATGACCCTTGCTAAAGGTCGGAAAACAGCCATCAATCTGATCTTGATGCTGGGGCTTTGGCTGGCGGCGGTGTTCTGGTTGTTCGCCTTCGTCAACCCAGGTAACCTCGCCGTCGACAAGCTCTACTGGTGGTGGGTCGTGCACCTGTGGGTAGAAGGCGTGTGGGAGTTGATCATGGCCTCTCTCCTGGCTTACCTGTTGATAAAAATGACCGGAGTGGATCGGGAAATCATCGAAAAATGGCTCTACGTTATTATTGGTCTGGCACTGTTCTCGGGTTTGCTCGGAACCGGGCACCATTACTACTGGATTGGCGCTCCCGGGTATTGGCAGCCGCTGGGCAGTATATTTTCGACGCTGGAAGTCCTTCCGTTCTTCGCCATGGTGATGTTCGCCTTTTTTATGTTCTGGAAAGGCCGGCGTAACCATCCCAACAAAGCTGCCATGTTATGGACCCTCGGCAGTGCCACACTCGCGTTCTTTGGAGCAGGCGTGTGGGGTTTTATGCATACTTTGTCGTTCGTCAACTACTACAGCCACGGCACACAGGTAACGGCGGCCCACGGTCACCTCGCATTCTTTGGCGCCTATGTCATGACGGTGCTGGCAATCATCACCTACGCCATGCCGCAACTTCGACGGGTTCAGCCCTATAGCCAGATCCTTAACATGTGGAGTTTCTGGCTAATGACATCGGCCATGTGCTTCATGACCTTTACGCTGACTTTTGCAGGGGTGGTACAAACACATTTACAGCGCGTTATGGGCATGAACTACATGGAGGTCCAGGATCAGCTGCAATTGTTTTACTACATGCGATTGGGTGCGGGAATTGTAGTGGCTGTGGCGGCAGCGGTTTATCTTATCGCTATTTTTGGACCGACAAAATCACAGGTTTCTGCCAGTGCCGAGAACCAGCTGGGAACGGCAACTGCACAGTAA